A genomic segment from Actinoplanes sichuanensis encodes:
- a CDS encoding bifunctional SulP family inorganic anion transporter/carbonic anhydrase, whose amino-acid sequence MSDLTQFLRRDLPASIVVFLIAIPLSLGIAAASGAPLLAGLVAAVVGGIVAGALGGAPLQVSGPAAGLTVIVAGTVADFGFAGTAAIVAVAGLVQIALGASRLGRAALALSPAVVHGMLAGIGLVIALSQVHVMLGGSPQSSAWHNLIDLPGQLIAHHGTAAILGVLTVVILVLWPRLVRWSLLPAALVAVVSMTALATAMNADVDRVDLPDEPLSGLIRPAWPDAPLREITVAVLTIAIVASVESLLSAVAVDRLHDGPRADLNRELVGQGVANTASGLLGGLPVTGVIVRSSTNVAAGAKTRASAIMHGLWIAAFVLFFADLLETIPMAVLAAVLIVVGLRLVDLGQIRTYARHRELPTYLITALGVVFTDLLTGVALGMLTAAVLILWRLTRSEIRRVEQAPGQWLVTIHGTLSFVESARLSRELGALPAGADVEIELHLDYLDHGAFETIRDWRSGHERAGGSVTVREVHDSWFHQATSGRLGDGKRTPRLVGSWSRWQDMDQQRRGAMAAGIAEFERTVAPMVRPHLADLAREGQSPQQLFITCADSRVVPNLITASGPGDLFCVRNIGNIVPPHTAADDSVGAAVEYAVDILGVTTITVCGHSGCGAVRALMNDAARAGSALGDWLANSGVRFSDPDDEERCCTENVVRQLANLRTYPVVRAAEAAGRLRLTGMYFDLAEARMYEVDPVLGARRPVAVQPAA is encoded by the coding sequence ATGTCCGACTTGACGCAGTTTTTGCGCCGGGACTTGCCGGCGTCCATCGTCGTGTTCCTGATCGCCATCCCGTTGTCCCTCGGCATCGCCGCGGCCTCGGGTGCGCCCCTACTCGCAGGATTGGTCGCCGCAGTGGTCGGCGGCATCGTCGCGGGCGCTCTGGGAGGCGCCCCCTTACAGGTCAGCGGCCCGGCCGCGGGCCTCACCGTGATCGTCGCCGGCACCGTCGCCGACTTCGGTTTCGCCGGTACGGCCGCCATCGTCGCGGTCGCCGGCCTGGTCCAGATCGCACTCGGCGCGTCCCGCCTGGGCCGCGCCGCCCTCGCCCTGTCACCCGCCGTCGTGCACGGCATGCTCGCCGGCATCGGCCTGGTCATCGCACTCAGCCAGGTGCACGTGATGCTCGGCGGCTCACCGCAGAGTTCCGCCTGGCATAACCTGATCGACCTGCCCGGCCAACTGATCGCCCACCATGGAACGGCCGCGATCCTCGGCGTACTCACCGTCGTGATCCTGGTGCTCTGGCCCCGCCTGGTCCGCTGGTCGCTGCTGCCGGCCGCACTGGTCGCGGTGGTGTCGATGACCGCTCTCGCCACCGCGATGAACGCCGACGTGGACCGCGTCGACCTGCCCGACGAACCGCTGTCCGGCCTGATCCGCCCGGCCTGGCCGGACGCGCCGCTGCGCGAGATCACCGTCGCCGTGCTGACCATCGCGATCGTCGCCAGCGTCGAGTCGCTGCTCTCCGCGGTGGCCGTGGACCGGCTGCACGACGGCCCGCGCGCCGACCTCAACCGGGAACTGGTCGGCCAGGGGGTCGCCAACACCGCGTCCGGGCTGCTCGGCGGCCTGCCGGTGACCGGCGTGATCGTGCGCAGCTCGACGAATGTGGCGGCCGGCGCCAAGACTCGCGCGTCGGCGATCATGCACGGCCTGTGGATAGCGGCGTTCGTGCTGTTCTTCGCCGACCTGCTGGAGACCATTCCGATGGCGGTGCTGGCCGCCGTACTGATCGTCGTCGGTCTGCGGCTCGTCGACCTCGGCCAGATCCGCACCTACGCCCGGCACCGGGAACTGCCCACCTACCTGATCACCGCACTCGGCGTGGTCTTCACCGACCTGCTCACCGGTGTGGCCCTCGGCATGCTCACCGCGGCCGTTCTCATCCTGTGGCGGCTCACCCGCTCGGAGATCCGCCGGGTCGAACAGGCCCCCGGCCAGTGGCTGGTCACCATCCACGGCACCCTGTCGTTCGTCGAGTCGGCCCGGCTCAGCCGTGAGCTCGGCGCCCTGCCGGCCGGTGCGGACGTCGAAATCGAACTGCACCTGGACTATCTCGACCACGGTGCGTTCGAGACGATCCGAGACTGGCGGTCCGGTCACGAACGGGCCGGTGGCTCGGTGACCGTACGGGAGGTGCACGACTCCTGGTTCCACCAGGCCACGTCGGGTCGGCTCGGCGACGGCAAACGCACCCCGCGTCTGGTCGGCTCGTGGTCCCGCTGGCAGGACATGGACCAGCAGCGACGCGGCGCGATGGCGGCCGGGATCGCCGAGTTCGAGCGAACCGTCGCCCCGATGGTCCGCCCGCACCTGGCCGATCTGGCCCGGGAGGGGCAGAGTCCGCAGCAGCTCTTCATCACCTGCGCCGACTCCCGGGTGGTCCCCAACCTGATCACCGCGAGCGGGCCGGGCGACCTGTTCTGTGTCCGCAACATCGGCAACATCGTCCCGCCGCACACCGCCGCCGACGATTCGGTGGGCGCGGCCGTCGAGTACGCGGTCGACATCCTCGGCGTCACCACGATCACCGTCTGCGGCCACTCCGGCTGCGGCGCGGTGCGTGCCCTGATGAACGACGCCGCCCGCGCGGGTTCGGCGCTCGGGGACTGGCTGGCCAACTCGGGCGTCCGGTTCAGCGACCCGGACGACGAGGAGCGCTGCTGCACCGAGAACGTGGTGCGGCAGCTCGCCAACCTGCGGACGTATCCGGTGGTCCGGGCCGCCGAGGCGGCCGGCCGTCTCCGTCTGACCGGCATGTACTTCGACCTGGCCGAGGCCCGGATGTACGAGGTCGACCCGGTCCTCGGCGCCCGCCGCCCGGTAGCCGTCCAGCCCGCCGCCTGA
- a CDS encoding ComEA family DNA-binding protein: MQPDPRVAPGWHHETPPRTGWWYLIPLFTCGYGTPIMVILAGVKLRSRLHTLLGFGYFLGIAALLVTRSVASAGYESDDENAVVGLLSLMLWIVGTIHVAALQAKVRDRWYRKAARRHQHGLTHYPPPSPWQHGTGVDPALAAAQWRAARREESRQLQVSQPTMATELMIGRPDLPGRQYDDGGLVDVNHVPADWLVRYLTIDRALADRIVEARELHDGFTSPEELVVYCEGLTPAKLDQFRDRLLFVPR, encoded by the coding sequence ATGCAACCCGATCCACGCGTCGCGCCCGGATGGCACCACGAGACCCCGCCGCGTACCGGGTGGTGGTATCTCATTCCGCTGTTCACCTGTGGCTACGGCACGCCGATCATGGTCATCCTGGCCGGTGTCAAGCTGCGGTCCCGGTTGCACACTCTGCTCGGGTTCGGCTACTTCCTGGGGATCGCCGCGCTCCTGGTGACCCGGTCGGTCGCATCGGCGGGCTACGAGTCCGACGACGAGAACGCCGTGGTCGGCCTGCTCTCCCTGATGTTGTGGATCGTCGGCACCATCCACGTCGCGGCGTTGCAGGCGAAGGTGCGGGACCGTTGGTACCGCAAGGCGGCCCGACGGCACCAGCACGGGCTCACCCACTACCCGCCGCCGTCGCCCTGGCAGCACGGCACCGGCGTCGACCCGGCCCTGGCCGCGGCGCAGTGGCGGGCCGCCCGCCGCGAGGAGTCCCGTCAGCTCCAGGTCAGCCAGCCGACGATGGCGACCGAGCTGATGATCGGCCGCCCCGACCTGCCCGGCCGCCAGTACGACGACGGCGGCCTGGTCGACGTCAACCACGTCCCGGCCGACTGGCTGGTCCGCTACCTGACCATCGACCGCGCCCTGGCCGACCGGATCGTCGAGGCCCGCGAACTGCACGACGGTTTCACCAGCCCGGAGGAACTGGTCGTCTACTGCGAAGGCCTCACCCCGGCGAAGCTGGACCAGTTCCGCGACCGTCTGCTGTTCGTGCCCCGCTGA
- a CDS encoding YcxB family protein, producing MHIEFTHARTRAYFRRVLAAGAERKAQPYVVAAVTILAVALLLAVGGEFSANALLLAGPLAVAALIPLAFAGWLWRRGVTVPASRLAPRTWTLTEESYASRTADSTTEIAWPDFVSFRTTDDAYVLRHRAGATFDVPREPMTADQDTELAAFLRAAQ from the coding sequence GTGCACATCGAGTTCACTCACGCCCGCACCCGTGCGTACTTCCGCCGGGTCCTGGCCGCCGGCGCGGAGCGCAAGGCCCAGCCGTACGTCGTCGCCGCCGTCACCATCCTGGCCGTCGCACTGCTACTCGCCGTCGGCGGCGAGTTCAGCGCGAACGCCCTTCTGCTGGCCGGTCCGCTGGCCGTCGCGGCACTGATCCCCCTGGCGTTCGCCGGCTGGCTGTGGCGGCGCGGGGTCACCGTGCCGGCGTCCCGGCTGGCCCCGCGCACCTGGACCCTCACCGAGGAGTCCTACGCCTCGCGCACGGCCGACTCGACCACCGAGATCGCCTGGCCGGACTTCGTGTCGTTCCGCACCACCGACGACGCGTACGTGCTGCGGCACCGGGCCGGAGCGACCTTCGACGTGCCGCGCGAGCCGATGACCGCCGACCAGGACACCGAGCTGGCCGCGTTCCTGCGGGCGGCGCAGTAG
- a CDS encoding discoidin domain-containing protein yields the protein MSKLSRRILATVAVTSVVAALVHAPAALAAGPNLAAGKTFSASSFTDVYSAGNAGDGNANTYWESGNNAFPQWLQVDLGTSTQVNQAVLKLPPATAWNTRTETLSIQGSTDGNSFSTLKASAGYTFNPAGGNTVTVDFTAASARFVRLNFTGNTAWPAGQLSELEIYGPVSGDSQAPSAPGGLAYTQPASGQIRLTWTASTDNVGVTGYDVYANGVLRTSLGNVLTFTDSQPDSATVAYHVRAKDAAGNVSGNSNTVTRNGTPQTGTDLAAGKPIEASSVIHTFVAANANDGDTNTYWEGSAYPANLTVKLGANAAVSSVVVKLNPSTAWGTRQQTFAVLGREQSATSYTTIAGSATYTFNPSSQNTVTVPVSATTADVRLSFTANTGAPSGQVAELQVIGTAAPNPDLTITSTSYSPAAPVEMDAITASATVRNAGTAPSAASNINFYLGTAKVGTVAVPALTAGQSQTASVSIGARDAGSYQLSAKVDEAGAIFETNEANNSWTHPSALVVTPVSSADLVASSVTWTPGTPAAGNAVAFSVTLKNQGSAATSSGAHGVTLTILNGSTTVRSLTASYTGTLAAGASTVLNLGSWTAANGRYTVRTVVAVDSAELPVKQANNTSEKPFFVGRGANLPFDFYEAEDGQLGGGAAIVGPNRIVGNLAGEASGRKAVTLNQTGSYVQWNTRAATNTVVARFSIPDGTTSSINVYVNGSLNRTLPLNSKFAWLYGNEANPQNSGTGPRHIYDEANILLTGSFPAGSTIKLQKDSGNSGDIAIDFINLEQVAPVANPDTSKYVVPTGFDQQSVQAALDAARQDTSKLGVYLPAGDYQTSNKFQVYGRAVKVVGAGPWYTRFHTPSTQSETDAGFRADATANGSTFADFAFFGNYTIRIDGPGKVFDLANVANITIDNIWAEHVVCLYWGANTDNMVIKNSRIRNTFADGVNMTNGSTGNLVDNNEARATGDDSFALFSAIDAGGADEINNTYSNLTTILTWRAAGIAVYGGYANTFKNIYIADTLVYSGITISSLDFGYPMNGFGADPPTVFDNISIVRAGGHFWGAQTFPAIWMFSASKVFQGIRVSNVDIVDPTYSGIMFQTQYIGGQPVNPIKDSVFTNVTITGAQKSGDEYDAKSGYGIWANPLPEAGQGPAVGSATFTNLQMSNNYRDIENPTSTFTIVRN from the coding sequence ATGTCCAAATTGTCCCGAAGAATCCTCGCCACGGTGGCGGTGACGAGCGTGGTCGCCGCGCTCGTCCACGCCCCCGCGGCACTGGCCGCCGGCCCGAACCTGGCGGCCGGAAAGACCTTCAGCGCGAGCAGCTTCACCGACGTCTACTCGGCCGGGAACGCCGGCGACGGCAACGCCAACACCTACTGGGAGAGCGGCAACAACGCCTTCCCGCAGTGGCTGCAGGTCGACCTGGGTACGTCCACCCAGGTCAACCAGGCGGTGCTGAAGCTGCCGCCGGCCACCGCCTGGAACACCCGCACCGAGACCCTGTCGATCCAGGGCAGCACCGACGGCAACTCGTTCAGCACGCTCAAGGCGAGCGCCGGCTACACCTTCAACCCGGCCGGCGGTAACACGGTGACCGTCGACTTCACCGCCGCCAGCGCGCGGTTCGTGCGGCTGAATTTCACCGGCAACACCGCGTGGCCCGCCGGTCAGCTGTCCGAACTGGAGATCTACGGCCCGGTGAGCGGCGACAGCCAGGCGCCCAGCGCGCCGGGTGGCCTGGCCTACACCCAACCGGCGAGCGGGCAGATCCGGCTCACCTGGACCGCGTCCACCGACAACGTGGGTGTCACCGGGTACGACGTCTACGCGAACGGGGTGCTGCGTACCTCGCTCGGCAACGTCCTGACCTTCACCGACAGCCAGCCCGACTCGGCGACCGTGGCGTACCACGTGCGGGCGAAGGACGCGGCCGGCAACGTCTCCGGCAACAGCAACACGGTGACCCGCAACGGCACCCCACAGACCGGCACGGACCTGGCGGCCGGCAAGCCGATCGAGGCGTCGTCGGTCATCCACACCTTCGTCGCGGCCAACGCGAACGACGGTGACACGAACACCTACTGGGAGGGCAGCGCGTATCCGGCGAACCTGACGGTGAAGCTGGGCGCCAACGCGGCCGTCTCGTCGGTGGTGGTCAAGCTGAACCCGTCGACCGCGTGGGGCACGCGTCAGCAGACGTTCGCCGTCCTCGGGCGGGAGCAGTCGGCGACCTCTTACACGACCATCGCCGGCTCTGCGACGTACACCTTCAATCCCTCCTCGCAGAACACGGTGACCGTGCCGGTCTCGGCGACCACCGCGGACGTCCGGCTGTCCTTCACCGCCAACACCGGCGCGCCGAGCGGCCAGGTCGCGGAGCTGCAGGTGATCGGCACCGCCGCGCCGAACCCGGACCTGACCATCACCTCGACGAGCTACTCCCCGGCCGCGCCGGTGGAGATGGACGCGATCACCGCGTCGGCCACGGTCCGCAACGCGGGCACCGCGCCGTCGGCCGCTTCGAACATCAACTTCTACCTGGGTACGGCCAAAGTGGGCACCGTGGCGGTCCCGGCCCTCACGGCCGGCCAGTCGCAGACGGCGAGCGTGAGCATCGGCGCCCGCGACGCCGGCAGCTACCAGCTGTCGGCGAAGGTCGACGAGGCCGGCGCGATCTTCGAGACCAACGAGGCGAACAACTCCTGGACCCACCCGTCCGCGCTGGTCGTCACCCCGGTGAGCAGCGCCGACCTGGTCGCCTCGTCGGTCACGTGGACCCCGGGCACCCCGGCCGCCGGCAACGCGGTCGCGTTCTCGGTGACCCTGAAGAACCAGGGTTCGGCAGCGACCTCGTCCGGGGCGCACGGCGTCACGCTGACGATCCTCAACGGCTCGACGACAGTTCGCTCCCTGACCGCCTCGTACACCGGGACGCTCGCGGCCGGCGCCTCGACCGTGCTCAACCTGGGCTCGTGGACCGCAGCGAACGGCCGGTACACGGTCCGGACGGTGGTGGCGGTCGACTCCGCGGAACTGCCGGTCAAGCAGGCCAACAACACCAGCGAGAAGCCGTTCTTCGTGGGTCGCGGCGCGAACCTGCCGTTCGACTTCTACGAGGCCGAGGACGGTCAGCTCGGTGGCGGCGCGGCGATCGTCGGCCCGAACCGGATCGTCGGCAACCTCGCCGGTGAGGCGTCCGGCCGCAAGGCGGTCACGCTGAACCAGACCGGCTCGTACGTCCAGTGGAACACCCGGGCGGCGACGAACACCGTGGTCGCGCGCTTCTCCATTCCGGACGGCACGACCAGCTCGATCAACGTGTACGTCAACGGCTCGCTCAACCGGACGCTGCCGCTGAACTCGAAGTTCGCCTGGCTGTACGGCAACGAGGCGAACCCGCAGAACTCCGGCACCGGACCGCGGCACATCTACGACGAGGCGAACATCCTGCTGACCGGTTCGTTCCCGGCGGGCAGCACGATCAAGCTGCAGAAGGACTCCGGCAACAGCGGCGACATCGCGATCGACTTCATCAACCTGGAGCAGGTCGCGCCGGTCGCCAACCCGGACACGTCGAAGTACGTCGTGCCCACCGGCTTCGACCAGCAGTCGGTCCAGGCCGCCCTGGACGCGGCCCGGCAGGACACGTCCAAGCTGGGCGTCTACCTCCCGGCCGGCGACTACCAGACGTCGAACAAGTTCCAGGTGTACGGCCGCGCCGTCAAGGTGGTCGGCGCGGGTCCCTGGTACACCCGCTTCCACACCCCGTCCACCCAGTCCGAGACCGACGCCGGTTTCCGGGCCGACGCGACCGCCAACGGCTCGACGTTCGCGGACTTCGCGTTCTTCGGCAACTACACGATCCGCATCGACGGGCCCGGCAAGGTCTTCGACCTCGCCAACGTCGCGAACATCACCATCGACAACATCTGGGCCGAGCACGTGGTCTGCCTGTACTGGGGCGCGAACACCGACAACATGGTGATCAAGAACTCGCGGATCCGGAACACCTTCGCCGACGGCGTCAACATGACCAACGGCTCGACCGGCAACCTGGTCGACAACAACGAGGCCCGGGCCACCGGCGACGACAGTTTCGCGCTGTTCTCGGCGATCGACGCGGGCGGTGCCGACGAGATCAACAACACCTACTCGAACCTCACGACGATCCTGACGTGGCGGGCGGCGGGTATCGCGGTCTACGGCGGCTACGCGAACACGTTCAAGAACATCTACATCGCGGACACCCTGGTCTACTCGGGCATCACGATCAGCTCGCTGGACTTCGGCTACCCGATGAACGGGTTCGGGGCCGATCCGCCGACCGTGTTCGACAACATCTCGATCGTCCGGGCCGGCGGCCACTTCTGGGGCGCGCAGACCTTCCCGGCGATCTGGATGTTCAGCGCCTCGAAGGTGTTCCAGGGCATCCGGGTCAGCAACGTCGACATCGTCGACCCGACGTACTCCGGGATCATGTTCCAGACTCAGTACATCGGCGGCCAACCGGTCAACCCGATCAAGGACAGCGTCTTCACCAACGTCACCATCACCGGGGCGCAGAAGAGCGGTGACGAGTACGACGCCAAGTCCGGCTACGGGATCTGGGCCAACCCGCTGCCCGAGGCCGGACAGGGTCCCGCGGTCGGCTCGGCCACCTTCACCAACCTGCAGATGAGCAACAACTACCGGGACATCGAGAACCCGACCAGCACGTTCACCATCGTCCGCAACTAG
- a CDS encoding glycoside hydrolase family 13 protein, whose product MTNQWWRDAVIYQVYPRSFADGDGDGVGDIAGIRARLGHLRDLGVDAIWMSPWYPSPMADAGYDVSDFRDIDPVFGDLSEAEALIAEAHEANIRIIIDIVPNHISSEHPWFKAALAGGKERDYFWFRKSQNMPTNWVGEFGGTAWTKVDDDTWYLHLFTPEQPDLNWEHPAVKAEFESILRFWFDRGADGIRIDSAALLFKDPALPEVIDGEPHPFHDLDAVHDVYRSWRRIADEYEGRALIGEVWMPDVERFTNYLRPDELHAAFNFDLLGCAWDPYLMRSSIERTLDAHDRVGAPPTWVLSNHDVTRHVTRYGRADTTFSFENNLDGTPVDLELGTRRARAAALLTLSLPGSAYVYQGEELGLWENETIPEDQIQDPMYARRGHTRDGCRVPLPWAGDEPPYEFTASVPWLPQPAEWKDRTVQAQTGDPSSMLELYRSAIRLRTFKDRDFAWLDRGEGVLAWTRGTDFACVLNLSGAPVPLPEHETVLLASGPLDGDLLPRDTAAWLRLRTK is encoded by the coding sequence ATGACGAATCAGTGGTGGCGTGACGCGGTGATCTACCAGGTCTATCCGCGCAGTTTCGCCGACGGCGACGGGGACGGAGTCGGTGACATCGCCGGCATCCGCGCGCGGCTCGGCCACCTCCGAGATCTCGGCGTCGACGCGATCTGGATGAGTCCGTGGTATCCGTCACCGATGGCCGATGCCGGGTACGACGTCTCCGACTTCCGCGACATCGACCCGGTCTTCGGTGACCTGTCCGAGGCGGAGGCGCTGATCGCCGAGGCGCACGAGGCGAACATCCGGATCATCATCGACATCGTCCCGAACCACATCTCCAGCGAGCATCCCTGGTTCAAAGCGGCCCTGGCCGGCGGAAAAGAGCGGGACTACTTTTGGTTTCGTAAAAGCCAAAATATGCCCACAAACTGGGTCGGCGAATTCGGCGGGACGGCCTGGACGAAGGTCGACGACGACACCTGGTATCTGCATCTCTTCACTCCGGAACAGCCGGATCTGAACTGGGAACACCCGGCGGTGAAAGCCGAATTCGAGAGCATCCTGCGGTTCTGGTTCGACCGGGGCGCCGACGGTATCCGGATCGACTCGGCGGCGCTGCTCTTCAAGGACCCGGCACTGCCCGAGGTGATCGACGGCGAACCACATCCGTTCCACGACCTGGACGCGGTGCACGACGTCTACCGGTCGTGGCGGCGGATCGCCGACGAGTACGAGGGACGCGCGCTGATCGGCGAGGTGTGGATGCCCGACGTCGAGCGGTTCACCAACTATCTCCGTCCGGACGAACTGCACGCGGCGTTCAACTTCGACCTGCTCGGGTGCGCTTGGGACCCGTACCTCATGCGCTCCTCGATCGAACGCACCCTGGACGCGCACGACCGCGTCGGCGCACCGCCCACCTGGGTCCTGTCGAACCATGACGTGACCCGGCATGTCACCCGGTACGGCCGGGCCGACACCACGTTCAGCTTCGAGAACAATCTGGACGGCACTCCCGTCGACCTGGAGCTCGGCACCCGACGGGCCCGGGCGGCCGCACTGCTCACCCTGTCGCTGCCCGGTTCGGCCTACGTCTACCAGGGCGAGGAACTGGGCCTCTGGGAGAACGAGACGATTCCTGAAGATCAAATTCAGGATCCGATGTACGCCCGGCGAGGCCACACCCGAGACGGCTGCCGGGTGCCGCTCCCGTGGGCGGGCGACGAGCCGCCCTACGAATTCACCGCCAGTGTCCCGTGGCTGCCCCAGCCCGCCGAGTGGAAGGACCGGACCGTCCAGGCGCAGACCGGCGACCCCAGTTCGATGCTGGAGCTCTACCGGTCGGCGATCCGCCTGCGCACCTTCAAGGATCGGGATTTCGCCTGGCTGGACCGCGGCGAGGGGGTTCTCGCCTGGACCCGCGGTACCGATTTCGCCTGTGTGCTCAACCTCTCCGGCGCACCCGTCCCGCTGCCGGAGCACGAAACCGTCCTGCTCGCCAGCGGTCCCCTCGACGGCGATCTCCTGCCCCGGGACACCGCGGCCTGGCTGCGGCTGAGGACGAAGTAA
- a CDS encoding carbohydrate ABC transporter permease yields MSRTLISHAQLQRGRGRFLYWALLGIVVTAFTLIFIGPLYWMVTGALKSGQEIAQTPPTLFPRDPEFANYTDAWTQLALGKLLFNTFYYAAGAVLFQLILDTAAAYALSKLRPVFGNVILGAMLATLMIPAMVLIVPQYQTVISLPVLDISLIDSPFAIWLPMVANAFNIFLLKRFFDSIPEEIMSAAFMDGASPLRTLWSILLPMSRPILGVVSIFAVTAVWKDFLWPLLVMPHPETRTVSVGIYAFAAGTPQNVVVAASVIAAVPTVIIFLIFQRNIMSGLTTGSLKG; encoded by the coding sequence ATGTCTCGAACCCTCATCTCGCATGCTCAGCTCCAGCGCGGACGCGGCCGGTTCCTCTACTGGGCGCTGCTCGGCATCGTCGTCACGGCGTTCACCCTGATCTTCATCGGGCCGTTGTACTGGATGGTCACCGGCGCCCTCAAGTCGGGCCAGGAGATCGCGCAGACACCGCCGACCCTGTTCCCACGGGATCCGGAGTTCGCCAACTACACCGACGCGTGGACCCAGTTGGCCCTGGGCAAGCTGCTGTTCAACACGTTCTACTACGCGGCCGGGGCGGTGCTGTTCCAGCTGATCCTGGACACCGCGGCGGCGTACGCCCTCTCCAAGCTCCGCCCGGTCTTCGGCAACGTGATCCTCGGCGCGATGCTGGCGACGCTGATGATCCCGGCGATGGTGCTGATCGTCCCGCAGTACCAGACGGTGATCAGCCTTCCGGTGCTGGACATCAGCCTGATCGACTCGCCGTTCGCGATCTGGCTGCCGATGGTCGCCAACGCGTTCAACATCTTCCTGCTCAAGCGGTTCTTCGACTCGATTCCGGAAGAGATCATGTCGGCCGCGTTCATGGACGGCGCGTCGCCGCTGCGTACCCTCTGGTCGATCCTGCTGCCGATGTCCCGCCCGATCCTGGGCGTGGTGTCGATCTTCGCGGTGACCGCGGTCTGGAAGGACTTCCTCTGGCCGCTGCTGGTCATGCCGCATCCGGAGACACGCACGGTCAGCGTCGGCATCTACGCCTTCGCCGCCGGCACCCCGCAGAACGTGGTGGTCGCCGCCTCGGTGATCGCGGCCGTACCGACCGTGATCATCTTCTTGATCTTCCAGCGCAACATCATGTCCGGCCTGACCACAGGCAGCCTCAAGGGATGA
- a CDS encoding carbohydrate ABC transporter permease — MAVITAPAPVKAEAGVSSKTSRKLRDNLTGHAFLIGAVLCFGLFMWFPMIRGIVMSFQRTRRGVTTWVGWDNYVRIIEDPSFWVAWKNTFYFTGLALLLGFVAPFFVAILLNEFRHAKGYLRILVYLPVMLPPASALYLFKYYAYDPSEAGLFNAILSAVGLPTSEWMQSSTMTIPAMVIASTWMNMGGAVLIYLAALQNIPGDLYEAAELDGAGLWKRIWHVTIPQTRLILALLAMMQIVATMQLFIEPLILANGAGTQDAATSVVYLIYQHAFVQNDLNGAAALGVIMLLVLAAFSAAYLRLSTKQD, encoded by the coding sequence ATGGCCGTCATCACCGCCCCCGCCCCGGTGAAAGCCGAGGCGGGGGTCTCCTCGAAGACCAGCCGCAAACTGCGGGACAACCTGACCGGCCACGCGTTCCTGATCGGGGCGGTCCTCTGCTTCGGCCTGTTCATGTGGTTCCCGATGATCCGCGGCATCGTGATGAGCTTCCAGCGGACCCGTCGCGGTGTGACCACCTGGGTGGGCTGGGACAACTACGTCCGGATCATCGAGGATCCGAGTTTCTGGGTCGCCTGGAAGAACACCTTCTACTTCACCGGGCTCGCGCTGCTCCTCGGTTTCGTGGCACCGTTCTTCGTCGCGATCCTGCTCAACGAGTTCCGCCACGCCAAGGGTTATCTGCGCATCCTGGTGTATCTGCCGGTCATGCTGCCGCCGGCGTCGGCGCTCTACCTCTTCAAGTACTACGCGTACGACCCGAGCGAAGCGGGCCTGTTCAACGCGATCCTCTCGGCCGTCGGCCTGCCCACGTCGGAGTGGATGCAGTCGTCGACGATGACGATACCGGCCATGGTGATCGCCTCGACCTGGATGAACATGGGCGGCGCGGTACTGATCTACCTGGCGGCACTGCAGAACATCCCGGGCGATCTGTACGAGGCGGCCGAACTCGACGGCGCCGGTCTGTGGAAGCGGATCTGGCACGTGACGATCCCGCAGACCCGGCTGATCCTGGCACTGCTGGCGATGATGCAGATCGTCGCGACCATGCAGCTGTTCATCGAGCCGCTGATCCTGGCCAACGGCGCGGGCACGCAGGACGCGGCCACCTCGGTCGTGTACCTGATCTACCAGCACGCGTTCGTCCAGAACGATCTCAACGGCGCCGCCGCCCTCGGCGTGATCATGTTGCTGGTGCTGGCCGCCTTCTCCGCCGCCTATCTGCGGCTGAGCACGAAACAGGACTAG